The proteins below come from a single Magallana gigas chromosome 10, xbMagGiga1.1, whole genome shotgun sequence genomic window:
- the LOC117684055 gene encoding uncharacterized protein, with translation METTSTLSKVYQCCKCPGDTEYSCLSCPCYLCPQCKENHVKDLKTIDHDVVSYRDKINYIPTQEICVRHPSHVYTKYCEPCQVPLCNSRFGHKTHRFPITVFRKRRHKIESIQKAYQTKRRQHRGIIHTIRSDALFYRPVLLPEIKTDLKTCHTEFSFYQTEMFTKAQTLKDLIDKVKKDFMSNVFCDFNFKHRCLKQQKEMIRHIVSLQRYVYIYEQRRIIRPLQFLSSIKTALPQIHLKLHTSQLSMTESLNKEDVMESLSAIQITERGNRHVGNQWLLKLMSGPEFHQSFTVTDADRCYHISCVTSDRVWVSDDRNKLILTDTRGVPLHHVEDSSRCLYGGLHTVNSESELIYIDRNFNINKLSKDMNTTTTFIESTDSSWTPQCVYWSPTTGDLLVGMYDYDTETSKVTRYNQSGQLTHTIKHDNTGWGQYREPIYITENYNGDVVVADSIYYRNGAVVVTERGGRHRFSYTGHPSGSVLDPRGICTDALSHILVCDGDTKTVQMLDQDGRFLSHLLIESQEMGEPWSLSYDVNTYRLWVRSYNKVCVYRYITRQDALTDQSRVMGSLSGIPTPRTEKPQQENQCLLKLMSGPEFHKSFTVTDVDRCYHISCVTSDRVWVSDTENNLILTDTRGDPLHHVKDSQGALGLHTVNSESELIYIDRNYNINKLSKDMNTTTTIIESTDSSWEPLCVYWSPSTGDLLVGMRYIHIKTGKVTRYNKSGQLIQTIQHDNTGRGLCKPNYITENYNGDVVVSDYDYPSGAVVVTERGGRHRFSYTGRPSGSRLEPLGICTDALSHILVCDGDTKTVQMLDQDGQFLSHLLTESQEMGEPWSLSYDVNTHRLWVGSQDNNKVCVYRYITGQDALTDEHRPRPDGEAMFSSTSAVEWR, from the exons ATGGAAACAACAAGCACTCTAAGTAAAGTATATCAGTGTTGTAAGTGTCCGGGGGACACAGAGTACTCTTGTTTATCGTGTCCATGTTATCTGtgtccccagtgtaaagagaaccatgtaaaagatctcaaaacaatagaccatgatgttgtgtcataccgtgataaaatcaactacatccCAACACAGGAAATCTGTGTGAGACATCCTAGCCATGTTTATACAAAATACTGTGAACCTTGTCAAGTTCCTTTGTGTAATTCTCGTTTTGGACATAAAACCCATAGATTCCCAATTACTGTATTTAGAAAAAGAAGGCACAAGATAGAGAGTATACAAAAAGCATATCAAACAAAGCGACGACAACACAGAGGAATCATTCACACCATAAGAAGTGAtgctctcttttacagacctgttcttCTGCCAGAAATCAAAACTGATCTCAAAACCTGTCACACAGAATTCTCCTTCTATCAAACAGAGATGTTCACAAAGGCCCAGACACTGAAGGATCTCATTGACAAAGTGAAAAAAGATTTCATGTCTAATGTGTTTTGTGActttaatttcaaacacagatgtttaaaacagCAGAAAGAAATGATCAGACATATTGTCAGCCTACAGagatatgtatacatatatgaaCAGAGGAGAATAATCAGACCGTTACAATTCCTCTCCTCCATAAAGACAGCCCTCCCCCAGATACATCTTAAACTCCACACTagccagctctccatgactgagtcactcaacaaggaggatgtgatggagtcactgagtgcaatccaaatcacagagagaggaaaccgacaTGTAGGAAACCAGTGGCTGCTGAAACTGATGTCTGGTCCTGAGTTCCATCAATCTTTCACAGTGACAGATGCTGATCgttgttatcacatttcctgtgtgacatcagaccgggtctgggtcagtgatgatAGAAACAAACTCATCTTGACAGACACAagaggtgtccctctacatcatGTGGAGGATTCATCTAGATGTTTATATGgaggattacacacagtgaatagtgagagtgaactgatttatatagataggaattttaacatcaacaaactgtcaaaggatatgaatacaaccaccacatttatagaaaGTACAGACTCTTCATGGACACCAcagtgtgtgtactggtccccgaccactggggatctactggtcgggatgtatGATTATGATACAGAGACaagcaaggtaacccggtacaaccagagcggGCAACTGACACACACCATAAAACACGACAACACAGGTTGGGGACAGTATAGAGAACCTATCTATATTACAGAGAACTACAATGGGGATGTTGTGGTGGCTGACTCTATATACTATAGGAatggtgctgtagtggtgacagagcgtggaggaagacatcgtttctcctacacaggacatccatcaggatcagtACTAGATCCACGTGGGATCTGTACTGACGCgttgtcacacatcctggtgtgtgatggtgacaccaaaacagtacagatgttggATCAAGACGGTcggttcctgtcacatctactgatagAATCACAAGAGATGGGTGAACCAtggagcctgagttatgatgtcaacacttaCCGTCTCTGGGTCAGATCATACAACAaggtgtgtgtctacaggtatatcaccagacaggacgctctgacgg ATCAAAGTCGTGTGATGGGGTCACTGAGTGGAATCCCAACCCCAAGGACAGAAAAACCACAGCAAgaaaaccagtgtctgctgaaactgatgtcTGGTCCTGAGTTCCATAAATCTTTCACAGTGACAGATGTTGATCgttgttatcacatttcctgtgtgacatcagaccgggtctgggtcagtgatacAGAAAACAATCTCATCTTGACAGACACAAGAGGTGACCCTCTACATCATGTGAAGGATTCACAAGGTGCTTtaggattacacacagtgaatagtgagagtgaactgatttatatagataggaattataacatcaacaaactgtcaaaggatatgaataCAACCACCACAATTATAGAAAGTACAGACTCTTCATGGGAACCActgtgtgtgtactggtccccatCCACTGGGGATTTACTGGTCGGGATgcgttatatacatataaagacaggcaaggtaacccggtacaacaaGAGCGGACAACTGATACAAACCATACAGCATGACAACACAGGACGGGGACTGTGTAAACctaactatataacagagaactaCAATGGGGATGTTGTGGTGTCTGACTATGACTATCCGtctggtgctgtagtggtgacagagcgtggaggaagacatcgtttctcctacacaggacgtCCTTCAGGATCAAGACTAGAGCCACtaggaatctgtactgacgcgttgtcacacatcctggtgtgtgatggtgacaccaaaacagtacagatgttggatcaggacggtcagttcctgtcacatctactgacagAATCACAAGAGATGGGTGAACCAtggagcctgagttatgatgtcaacactcatcgtctctgggtcggatcacaggacaacaacaaggtgtgtgtctacaggtatatcaccggacaggacgctctgacag atgaacacagacCCCGTCCTGATGGGGAGGCCATGTTCAGCTCAACATCAGCCGTAGAATGGAGATAG